Genomic window (Candidatus Binatia bacterium):
TTCGAGCGCGGGGTGTTCGCGCAGGGCATCGGCTTTCCGACGGTGGCGAAGGGAAGGGCGCGGCTGCGGACGATCGTCACCGCGACCCACACCGAGGAGGAGCTGGATCGGGCGCTCGAGGTCCTGGGAGACGCCGCGCGGAGCCTCGGGATCCTCTCCTGACGATCGGGGAACGCCCGCTCTACGTCCGCCTGCCCAACTGGCTCGGCGACCTGATCCTGGCCTGGCCGGTGGTCGCGGCCGCCGCGGCGCGTGGAGCGATCTTCGCGGGCCGTCCCGCGTTCGAGCCGCTCGTCCTGGCGCGTCTTCCCGGCGCGCGCTATCTCACCGCGGCGCGCACGCGCCGGCTGGCGCTCGCGCGCGAGCTGCGCGCGCTGGAGCCGGGCGCGGCTCTCCTCCTGCCCGATTCCTTCTCGTCAGCCCTCGTCGCCGCGCTCGCGGGCATTCCGCGCCGGATCGGCTACGGCGCCGAGGGGCGCGGGTTCCTGCTCACGGTGCGGGTCCCGCGCGCCGGAAGGGCCCGCAGCGCGCCGCGCGCGGCGGAGTATCGCGTCCTGGGCGAGGCCGCGGGGCTGTCGGTTCCTCCGGGGGAGCCCTCGCTCGCGGCGGCCGAGGGGGAGCGCGCGCTCGGCATGGCGCGCCTCGAGGCCGCCGGGATCGGCGACGGTCCGGTCCTCGTGCTGGCCCCGGGGGCCGCGTACGGTCCCGCGAAGCAGTGGGGGCCGGAGCGCTTCGCCGCCGTCGGCGCGCATGTCGCGCGCTCGCGGGGGGCGGCGCTGGCGATCGTGGGCGCGGGAGGCGACGCCGGGCCCGCGGGAGAAACCGCGCGGCTCGCCGCGGCCGCCGGAGCACGGGTCGCGAACCTCGCCGGGGCGACCTCGATCCCCGAGCTGGTCGGGATCCTCGACGCCGCGCTCGCGGTCGTCTCGAACGATTCCGGCGTCATGCACCTCGCGGCCGCCCTCGGCCGGCCCACGGTCGGGATCTTCGGCTCGACCAGCCCCGTCTGGACGGCGTCGGCGGCGCCGTGGGCGACGAGCCTGTATGCCGAGTACCCCTGCTCGCCCTGCTTCCGGCGAACGTGTCCGATCGGATACGGCTGTCTCCGCTCGATCGAAGCGGAGCAGGGGACGAAGGCGGTGG
Coding sequences:
- the waaF gene encoding lipopolysaccharide heptosyltransferase II, whose product is MVAAAAARGAIFAGRPAFEPLVLARLPGARYLTAARTRRLALARELRALEPGAALLLPDSFSSALVAALAGIPRRIGYGAEGRGFLLTVRVPRAGRARSAPRAAEYRVLGEAAGLSVPPGEPSLAAAEGERALGMARLEAAGIGDGPVLVLAPGAAYGPAKQWGPERFAAVGAHVARSRGAALAIVGAGGDAGPAGETARLAAAAGARVANLAGATSIPELVGILDAALAVVSNDSGVMHLAAALGRPTVGIFGSTSPVWTASAAPWATSLYAEYPCSPCFRRTCPIGYGCLRSIEAEQGTKAVERLLGKERE